GCGCTCTCGGAGCAAGGGCGTTGTCTCCACATCCTTGTGATGTGGCGCTGCAATAATCCTGCAAGTGTCGATAGAACGTTTCAAATCGCTTGACACAAACACATCAATCTGCTCATTCTTCAACTTGTCACGCGTGGCTTCAGCCTGCTGAATACCCTTTTCATTGAGTTCTCCCTGCAACTGTCCCTGCAGAATCTGGGCTGCATTATCAATGGTTTCGCCGTGGCGCACTAAATATAATGTTGTCATATTTGCCTTCTTTTTGCTGCAAAATTACAAAAAACAAGAGAGACATCACAATGAGTTCACAGTTTTTTGTTACCTTTGTCAAGACATAAAACATAAATCATGAAAGTATTAAGAAGTTCACTTTTCCGCGCCATCTGTGCCATGATAGTCGGCGCACTGCTGATTAAATACCGCGAACAAACCGTACAATGGATAACCATAGCCATTGGCATCATGTTCTTTCTCTCGGGAATTGTCTCGCTTGCCACCTATTACACAGCGCGCAAAGCATCAGGAGGCCCTGAGGTTTACAACAGCGACGGCGAGTTGATTTCGGGCGGCCCACGCCCTGCATTGCCCATTGTTGGTGTGGGAAGTGTCATTCTCGGTGCTATCCTTGCCCTCATTCCAGACACGTTTATCAATAGTCTGATTTTGATTATTGCCGCACTGCTCATCATCGGAGCTATCAGTCAGTTTATCAATCTGGCTGCAGCCCGCAAGTTTGCCCACATCGGATTTTTCTATTGGTTGATGCCATCGGTCATCTTGCTCACAGGAATTATCGCTATCATCTACCCTGACGTAATTGCCACTGCGCCATTGTTTGTCATCGGTTGGTGCATGCTTCTCTATGGTGTTGTGGAATGTATGAACTCGCTGAAGATACATTCCTGTCAGAAGCAGATGGCCAAACAACGTGCTGAACAGGCTGCTATTGAAGTGCAGGATGAAACAAAAACAGAGGAACAACAGACCGAATAAACGCCTCTTCCGCTTGATTTCACCAAGTCATGTGACGCAGTTGGATTTTCATTCTCCTTAATCCCGAAAACCAATCTGCGTCACATGGCTTTTTTATTGCTTTAAGAACCATAGCCAAGGCAGCTACAAAGACATATTCTTTCTATCTGATTCATCATAACTTTCTGTAAAGATTATCACCTTGTTTTTAACATTTCAAAACCTCACCAAATAGAAATGAAATGTTGGTTTCAAGGCAAGCGCAAAGCTGTTTCTACATGAAAGTAACGTCATTTCTGCATAAGTGCGAAGCCATTTCTTGGCTTCTACATCCCCACTTCAGCCTTCTTGCCCCGCTATCTCTATCACTTTAGCCTGCAAAGTGACTGAAATCATCATGCATCTTGACGCAGATTACAGGCTGAAATGACGCAAATTGCAAGTATTCTCAACATTACCAAGCGCTTCAAAATGCAGCTGTCAAGATAACCATCTGACAGTCAATGCTTTGCTTAAACGGCTCAAAACTCGCGTATTTCGAACGCCAATAAATCTGTTTCTGAATTCGCGAGCTATGTAAGAGCAATTGTAAACATCCTTACAATGAATTAACATATCTTCCTCTTCCTGCTATACTCCTTTTCTATTAGCCTTTCATCAGCCCTAAGAAACATACATGTCTACCTGCTTATCGCTTTGACTTGACTGCACAAAAAAAGGGTCTTGTGCACAACTTTGCGCTTTTTGTGCATTTAATTTGGTCAATAAACAAAAAAAATGTAACTTTGCGCGTATGCTAAAATAGAACTATACACATATTTTACATATTAACTATGAAATTGAAAATCGTTGTACTTGCCAAGCAAGTACCTGACACACGAAATGTAGGTAAAGACGCTATGACGGCTGAAGGAACCGTCAACCGTGCGGCTCTTCCTGCAATCTTCAATCCTGAAGACCTGAATGCACTCGAACAGGCCTTACGAATCAAAGACCAAAACCCAGGTTCAACCGTTGGCATTCTTACCATGGGCCCTCCGCGTGCAGGCGAGATTATCCGCCAAGGACTCTATCGTGGCGCTGACGAAGGTTGGCTTTTGACCGACAGAAAGAGTGCCGGTGCCGACACATTGGCCACATCTTATTTCCTCGCTAAAGGCATTGAGAAGATTGGCAACGTGGATATCGTCATCGGAGGTCGCCAGGCTATCGACGGTGATACGGCCCAAGTTGGCCCGCAGGTTGCCCAGAAATTAGGCCTCAACCAAGTGACCTACGCAGAGGAAGTAGTGAAAATTGAGGACGGTAAGGCCACTATTCGCCGTCATATTGACGGTGGTGTAGAGACCGTCGAGGCTCCACTTCCCGTGCTGATTACTGTTAATGGAAGTGCAGCTCCTGCTCGTCCATGCCATGCAAAGCGCGTGATGAAATATAAATATGCCACATGTCCGATGGAACGTAAAGGTGATGAACCTTGGAGTTCGCTTTATGAGACACGGCCTTACCTGACACTTGGTCAGTGGAGCATTGCCGATTGTGGTGCCGACTACGAGCAATGTGGCTTGGCTGGTTCGCCGACAAAGGTGAAAACCGTACAGAACATTGTGTTCCAAGCAAAGGAAAGCAAGACGCTTACCGGCAGCGATAACGATGTAGAAAGCTTGGTAAAAGAATTGTTAGACGAAAAGATTATTGGCTAAAAACAGGAAAGAAGCAGGATGAAAGCTTTGGAATTGACTGCAATGCAGATGCTTTCGAAGGATAAAGAAAAGTTCGTCTGTCATTCTTCTTGGTTCATGTTGCGCATCAACTCCACATTCCTCACTGCACATTCCTCATTCATATTATGAACAACGTATTTGTATATTGCGAAATAGAAGAAACAACCGTACAGGAAGTTTCACAGGAATTGCTGACAAAGGGTCGTAAACTTGCCAATAAACTTGGTGTAGACCTGCATGCAATTGTTGCCGGAAGCGGCATTAAAGGCAAGGTAGAAGAACAGATTTTACCTTATGGTGTTGACAAATTATATGTCTTTGACGGAGACAACCTCTTTCCTTATACCTCGGCACCCCATACAGATATCCTCGTCAATCTCTTCAAAGAAGAGAAGCCGCAGATATGTCTGCTCGGTGCAACTGTTATCGGTCGCGACCTCGGTCCACGCGTAAGTTCCTCTCTGACGTCAGGACTTACCGCCGATTGTACCCAACTTGAGATTGGAGATTACGATGAAAAGAAGACCGGGAAGCATTATGAGAACCTGCTTTATCAAATCCGTCCCGCTTTCGGTGGTAACATTGTAGCCACCATTGTCAATCCCGATCATCGCCCACAAATGGCAACTGTGCGCTCGGGTGTAATGCAGAAAGCAGTCTATGAAGGTCAAGCCAAGGGCGAAGTGGTTTACCCTGATGTTGCAGAATATGTGCCTGCAGAAGATTATGTGGTTAAAGTTATCGACCGACATGTAGAGGCTGCAAAGCACAATTTGAAGGGTGCTCCGATTGTTGTAGCCGGAGGTTACGGCGTAGGAAGCAAGGAAGGGTTCAATCTTCTCTTCCAGTTGGCCAAGGAACTCCATGGAGAAGTGGGTGCAAGTCGCGCTGCCGTAGACGCAGGTTGGGTTGACCACGACCGTCAGATTGGTCAAACCGGTGTTACAGTCCACCCGAAAGTCTACATTGCCTGCGGCATTTCAGGCCAGATTCAGCATATTGCCGGCATGCAAGACAGCGGCATCATCATCTCCATTAACAACGACCCAGATGCTCCAATCAATAAGATTGCCGACTATGTCATCAATGGAACCGTTGAAGAAGTGGTGCCGAAGCTGATTAAGTACTATAAGCAGAACAGTAAATAAGAAGCCTCTCCCCCGGCCCCTCCCCGAAGAGGGAGGGGAGTAATATGCTTTTTTGTCTAAAAACTCAATTGGAATAAACTGACATTATATGACAGGAAAAAAGATAACTCCATTTGATTATATGAGTTCTTCGCCTGACCGCTACGCACTACTAAAGGTGTATGCCAAAGAAAACCGACAGAAAATGACATTTGCCGAAACTATACTTTGGGATGAATTGAGGTCACTTCCAAGAACTTTTAAGTTCAGACGACAGCATATTATCGGTGACTTTATTGTTGATTTTGTATGCTTGGACTTTCATTTGGTTATTGAAGTAGACGGTGGTTATCATCAAGAACTGCAACAAGAATATGATGACAGACTACGCACAGAGTCCCTAAACAGAATGGGATTTACCGTGATACGCTTCACCAATGAACAAGTAACAGAACATCTGCAAGAAGTAATAAAAGAGATAAAAAACATATTATATAATGAATAAAACAGCCCATCGCCAGCCCCTTTCTGCTTTGTGAGGAGAGAACACACTACTCCCCTCCCTCTTCGGGGAGGGGTTGGGGGTGGGGCCTTAGCTTATGTCAAACTATTACACCGACCATCCAGAGATCGAGTTCCACTTGAACCATCCTCTGATGAAACGCATTGTTGACCTCAAAGAGCGCAACTATGCAGACAAAGATGCTTTTGAAGACGCTCCCGTTAACTACGAGGACGCTATCGAAAACTACAAACGTATGCTCGACATCACGGGCGATGTCGCTGCAAACATCATTGAGCCAAACTCTGAAAGCGTAGACCTTGAAGGGCCGCACTTGGAAAATGGCCGCATGCTTTACGCCAGTAAAACGGTTGAAAACATTGAGGCTACACGTCAAGCAGGCTTGTGGGGCATCTCTATGCCACGCCGTTACGACGGTCTGAACATTCCAAACACGGTCTTTTCCATGGCTTCCGAACTCATCGCTGCAGCCGATGCAGGCTTCCAGAACGTATGGTCTTTGCAGTCATGTATAGACACTTTGTATGAATTCGGTACTGAAGAACAGCGTAAAAAATATATTCCACGCATCTCTGCAGGCGAGACTATGTCAATGGATCTCACCGAACCAGATGCCGGTTCCGACCTCCAACGTGTGATGTTGAAGGCTACTCAGGATGCAGACGGCACCTGGAGACTCAACGGAGTGAAGCGTTTCATCACCAATGGTGACTCAGATATCCACCTCGTTCTGGCTCGTTCAGAGGAAGGTACACGCGACGGACGCGGTCTCTCGATGTTTATCTACGACAAAAGAGATGGCGGAGTGACCGTTCGTCATATCGAAAACAAACTCGGTATCCATGGAAGTCCAACCTGTGAACTTGTCTATAAGAATGCGAAATGCGAACTCTGTGGCGACCGCAAGTTAGGTTTGATTAAGTATGTCATGTCATTGATGAATGGCGCTCGATTGGGAATTGCAGCCCAAAGCGTAGGCGTTGAGCAGGAAGCTTACAATGAAGCGCTTGCTTATGCCAAGGAACGCGCCCAGTTCGGCAAGAAGATTATCACCTTCCCTGCCGTCTACGACATGCTTTCCCGCATGAAGGCAAAGCTTGACGCAGGCCGTTCAATGCTCTATATGACGGCTCGTTACGTCGACATCTACAAGGCTCTTGAAGACATTTCGCGTGAACGCAAGCTCACGCCAGAGGAGCGTAAGGAGATGAAACAATACAACCGATTGGCTGATGCGTTCACTCCGATTGCCAAAGGAACGAACTCTGAGTATGCAAACCAGAATGCCTACGATGCCATTTCCATTCATGGCGGCTCGGGATTCATCATGGAATACAAGTGCCAACGCCTCTACCGCGATGCCCGTATCTTCTCTATCTACGAGGGAACTACCCAACTTCAGGTCGTGGCTGCCGTGCGCTATATCACCAACGGCACCTATCTTGGCATCATGAAAGAAATGCTTGAAGCCCCCGTCAGCGACAACATGCAACCTCTCAAAACGCGCATTGCCAAGCTTGTAGCCCTCTATGAAGAGGCCCTCAACAAGGTAAACGGCGATGAAAGTCAAGACGAACACGACTTCCTTGCACGCAGACTCTACGACATGACAGCAGAAATCATCATGTCACAGCTCATCATTGCCGATGCA
The nucleotide sequence above comes from Segatella oris. Encoded proteins:
- a CDS encoding DUF308 domain-containing protein — translated: MKVLRSSLFRAICAMIVGALLIKYREQTVQWITIAIGIMFFLSGIVSLATYYTARKASGGPEVYNSDGELISGGPRPALPIVGVGSVILGAILALIPDTFINSLILIIAALLIIGAISQFINLAAARKFAHIGFFYWLMPSVILLTGIIAIIYPDVIATAPLFVIGWCMLLYGVVECMNSLKIHSCQKQMAKQRAEQAAIEVQDETKTEEQQTE
- a CDS encoding electron transfer flavoprotein subunit beta/FixA family protein; this translates as MKLKIVVLAKQVPDTRNVGKDAMTAEGTVNRAALPAIFNPEDLNALEQALRIKDQNPGSTVGILTMGPPRAGEIIRQGLYRGADEGWLLTDRKSAGADTLATSYFLAKGIEKIGNVDIVIGGRQAIDGDTAQVGPQVAQKLGLNQVTYAEEVVKIEDGKATIRRHIDGGVETVEAPLPVLITVNGSAAPARPCHAKRVMKYKYATCPMERKGDEPWSSLYETRPYLTLGQWSIADCGADYEQCGLAGSPTKVKTVQNIVFQAKESKTLTGSDNDVESLVKELLDEKIIG
- a CDS encoding electron transfer flavoprotein subunit alpha/FixB family protein yields the protein MNNVFVYCEIEETTVQEVSQELLTKGRKLANKLGVDLHAIVAGSGIKGKVEEQILPYGVDKLYVFDGDNLFPYTSAPHTDILVNLFKEEKPQICLLGATVIGRDLGPRVSSSLTSGLTADCTQLEIGDYDEKKTGKHYENLLYQIRPAFGGNIVATIVNPDHRPQMATVRSGVMQKAVYEGQAKGEVVYPDVAEYVPAEDYVVKVIDRHVEAAKHNLKGAPIVVAGGYGVGSKEGFNLLFQLAKELHGEVGASRAAVDAGWVDHDRQIGQTGVTVHPKVYIACGISGQIQHIAGMQDSGIIISINNDPDAPINKIADYVINGTVEEVVPKLIKYYKQNSK
- a CDS encoding endonuclease domain-containing protein, which encodes MTGKKITPFDYMSSSPDRYALLKVYAKENRQKMTFAETILWDELRSLPRTFKFRRQHIIGDFIVDFVCLDFHLVIEVDGGYHQELQQEYDDRLRTESLNRMGFTVIRFTNEQVTEHLQEVIKEIKNILYNE
- a CDS encoding acyl-CoA dehydrogenase family protein, with amino-acid sequence MSNYYTDHPEIEFHLNHPLMKRIVDLKERNYADKDAFEDAPVNYEDAIENYKRMLDITGDVAANIIEPNSESVDLEGPHLENGRMLYASKTVENIEATRQAGLWGISMPRRYDGLNIPNTVFSMASELIAAADAGFQNVWSLQSCIDTLYEFGTEEQRKKYIPRISAGETMSMDLTEPDAGSDLQRVMLKATQDADGTWRLNGVKRFITNGDSDIHLVLARSEEGTRDGRGLSMFIYDKRDGGVTVRHIENKLGIHGSPTCELVYKNAKCELCGDRKLGLIKYVMSLMNGARLGIAAQSVGVEQEAYNEALAYAKERAQFGKKIITFPAVYDMLSRMKAKLDAGRSMLYMTARYVDIYKALEDISRERKLTPEERKEMKQYNRLADAFTPIAKGTNSEYANQNAYDAISIHGGSGFIMEYKCQRLYRDARIFSIYEGTTQLQVVAAVRYITNGTYLGIMKEMLEAPVSDNMQPLKTRIAKLVALYEEALNKVNGDESQDEHDFLARRLYDMTAEIIMSQLIIADASKAPELFEKSANVYVRMAEEDVIGKAAYIKAFNVDDLKSFVADTTAEETEA